A region from the Bubalus kerabau isolate K-KA32 ecotype Philippines breed swamp buffalo chromosome 23, PCC_UOA_SB_1v2, whole genome shotgun sequence genome encodes:
- the PSPH gene encoding phosphoserine phosphatase isoform X2 produces the protein MVSHSELRNLFCSADAVCFDVDSTVIQEEGIDELAKFCGVEDAVSEMTRQAMGGAVPFKAALTQRLALIQPSREQVQRLLAEHPPHLTPGIRELVSRLQERNVQVFLISGGFRSIVEHVASKLNIPSTNVFANRLKFYFNGEYAGFDETQPTAESGGKGKVIKLLKEKFHFKKIVMVGDGATDMEACPPADAFIGFGGNVIRQQVKDNAEWYITDFVELLGALEE, from the exons ATGGTCTCCCATTCAGAGTTGAGGAATCTTTTCTGTTCAGCTGATGCAGTGTGCTTTGATGTCGATAGCACCGTCATCCAAGAAGAAGGAATTGATGAGCTGGCCAAATTCTGTGGGGTTGAGGATGCCGTGTCAGAAAT GACACGGCAAGCCATGGGCGGGGCAGTGCCTTTCAAGGCTGCCCTCACACAGCGCTTAGCTCTGATCCAGCCCTCCAGGGAACAGGTGCAGAGGCTCCTAGCAGAGCACCCCCCGCACCTGACCCCCGGCATAAG ggagCTAGTAAGTCGCCTACAAGAACGAAATGTTCAGGTTTTCCTGATATCTGGTGGCTTTAGGAGCATTGTGGAGCATGTTGcttcaaagctcaacattccatcAACCAATGTATTTGCCAACAGGCTAAAGTTCTACTTTAATG GTGAATATGCAGGTTTTGATGAGACACAGCCAACAGCTGAATCTGGTGGAAAAGGAAAAGTTATTAAATTGTTAAaggaaaaatttcattttaagaagATCGTCATGGTTGGAGATGGAGCCACAGACATGGAAGCCTGTCCTCCTGCT GATGCTTTCATTGGATTCGGAGGAAATGTGATCAGGCAGCAAGTAAAGGATAACGCGGAATGGTACATCACTGATTTTGTAGAGCTTCTGGGAGCACTGGAAGAATAA
- the PSPH gene encoding phosphoserine phosphatase isoform X1 produces MLISPFFLGKKWEEKTIVSWESSTEDARKILPKMVSHSELRNLFCSADAVCFDVDSTVIQEEGIDELAKFCGVEDAVSEMTRQAMGGAVPFKAALTQRLALIQPSREQVQRLLAEHPPHLTPGIRELVSRLQERNVQVFLISGGFRSIVEHVASKLNIPSTNVFANRLKFYFNGEYAGFDETQPTAESGGKGKVIKLLKEKFHFKKIVMVGDGATDMEACPPADAFIGFGGNVIRQQVKDNAEWYITDFVELLGALEE; encoded by the exons GAGGAAAATTCTTCCAAAGATGGTCTCCCATTCAGAGTTGAGGAATCTTTTCTGTTCAGCTGATGCAGTGTGCTTTGATGTCGATAGCACCGTCATCCAAGAAGAAGGAATTGATGAGCTGGCCAAATTCTGTGGGGTTGAGGATGCCGTGTCAGAAAT GACACGGCAAGCCATGGGCGGGGCAGTGCCTTTCAAGGCTGCCCTCACACAGCGCTTAGCTCTGATCCAGCCCTCCAGGGAACAGGTGCAGAGGCTCCTAGCAGAGCACCCCCCGCACCTGACCCCCGGCATAAG ggagCTAGTAAGTCGCCTACAAGAACGAAATGTTCAGGTTTTCCTGATATCTGGTGGCTTTAGGAGCATTGTGGAGCATGTTGcttcaaagctcaacattccatcAACCAATGTATTTGCCAACAGGCTAAAGTTCTACTTTAATG GTGAATATGCAGGTTTTGATGAGACACAGCCAACAGCTGAATCTGGTGGAAAAGGAAAAGTTATTAAATTGTTAAaggaaaaatttcattttaagaagATCGTCATGGTTGGAGATGGAGCCACAGACATGGAAGCCTGTCCTCCTGCT GATGCTTTCATTGGATTCGGAGGAAATGTGATCAGGCAGCAAGTAAAGGATAACGCGGAATGGTACATCACTGATTTTGTAGAGCTTCTGGGAGCACTGGAAGAATAA